The following are encoded in a window of Methylocystis rosea genomic DNA:
- a CDS encoding BolA/IbaG family iron-sulfur metabolism protein, which translates to MPMPSAEIERLIKSAIPDAQVELTALVNDDDHWAATVVSESFRGLTRVKQHQMVNAAFGDRLGGELHALQLTTRAP; encoded by the coding sequence ATGCCCATGCCCTCCGCTGAAATCGAGCGTCTCATCAAGTCCGCCATACCCGACGCGCAGGTGGAGCTGACCGCGCTCGTCAACGATGACGATCATTGGGCGGCCACGGTCGTCTCCGAAAGCTTCCGCGGCCTCACCCGCGTCAAGCAGCACCAGATGGTCAACGCCGCGTTCGGCGACCGGCTCGGCGGCGAATTGCATGCGCTGCAGCTGACGACGCGCGCGCCCTAA
- a CDS encoding YicC/YloC family endoribonuclease, whose protein sequence is MSIHSMTGFARVQGAVAAFRYAWEIKSVNAKGLDLRLRAPPDFDSVEIKAREKIAARLARGAVFANLVAKREDESQVARLNRVALDALLTALSERPPPANIGPATLDGLLAVRGVVEIVEPELSDADRAELDAQILGSLDEALNALIASRAAEGDALAAVLRQRLDRISILAAQADAAPARQPEAIRARLKQQLARLLENADSLDPARLHQEAALLAVRADIREELDRLKAHVDSASKLLAAGGPIGRRLDFLAQELGRETNTLCAKSNDAGLSAIGLELKIEVEQLREQVQNIE, encoded by the coding sequence ATGAGCATTCACAGCATGACGGGATTCGCCCGCGTTCAGGGCGCCGTCGCCGCCTTTCGCTATGCGTGGGAGATCAAGAGCGTCAACGCCAAGGGGCTGGACCTGCGTCTGCGCGCCCCACCAGATTTCGACTCCGTGGAGATCAAGGCGAGGGAAAAAATCGCCGCGCGGCTCGCGCGCGGGGCGGTTTTCGCCAATCTTGTCGCAAAGCGCGAAGACGAGAGCCAGGTCGCCCGCCTCAACCGCGTCGCTCTCGACGCCCTTCTCACCGCACTCTCCGAACGCCCGCCGCCCGCCAATATCGGCCCCGCGACGCTCGATGGTCTGCTCGCGGTGCGCGGCGTGGTCGAGATCGTCGAGCCGGAGCTGTCCGACGCCGATCGCGCCGAGCTTGACGCGCAGATTCTCGGATCGCTGGATGAAGCGCTGAACGCGCTGATCGCCTCGCGCGCCGCGGAGGGCGACGCTCTGGCGGCGGTCCTTCGTCAGCGGCTCGATCGCATATCGATCCTCGCCGCGCAGGCCGACGCGGCGCCGGCGCGCCAGCCCGAAGCGATTCGCGCGCGGCTGAAGCAGCAGCTCGCGCGCCTCCTGGAGAACGCCGATTCCCTCGATCCGGCGCGACTGCACCAGGAGGCGGCGCTGCTTGCGGTTCGCGCCGACATTCGCGAGGAGCTCGACCGATTGAAGGCGCATGTCGACAGCGCGTCCAAACTGCTCGCTGCGGGCGGGCCGATCGGCCGGCGTCTGGATTTTCTGGCGCAGGAGCTTGGCCGTGAGACCAACACGCTGTGCGCCAAATCGAACGACGCCGGACTCTCGGCGATCGGGCTTGAACTGAAGATCGAGGTCGAGCAGCTGCGCGAGCAGGTTCAGAACATCGAGTGA
- the gmk gene encoding guanylate kinase, translating into MLPTPSSRRGIVLILSSPSGAGKTTLTRMLLQDRDLDLTLSISVTTRTRRSSEVDGIHYSFIPERRFAAMRDAGELLEWAEVHGNFYGTPRGPVEDILAQGRDCLFDIDYQGTRQVREKMGADAVTVFILPPSMDELRARLERRAEDSRDAMARRLENARKEIARWKDYDYVIVNDDLQRAFDDLIAILRAERQRRPRRDKEIEQFVAKLLNE; encoded by the coding sequence ATGCTTCCGACTCCATCCAGCCGCCGCGGCATTGTCCTCATCCTTTCCTCGCCCTCCGGCGCGGGCAAGACGACGCTGACGCGGATGCTGCTGCAGGACCGCGATCTCGATCTGACGCTGTCAATTTCGGTGACGACGCGCACAAGGCGTTCGAGCGAAGTCGACGGCATCCATTACAGCTTCATCCCCGAGCGTCGATTCGCCGCCATGCGCGACGCCGGCGAACTTTTGGAATGGGCCGAGGTTCACGGCAATTTTTACGGCACGCCGCGTGGGCCGGTCGAAGACATCCTTGCGCAAGGCCGCGACTGCCTGTTCGACATCGACTATCAGGGCACGCGCCAGGTGCGCGAGAAGATGGGCGCCGACGCCGTCACCGTCTTCATCCTGCCGCCGTCGATGGATGAATTGCGCGCCCGACTTGAGCGGCGCGCGGAGGATTCGCGCGACGCGATGGCGCGACGGCTTGAGAATGCGCGCAAGGAAATCGCGCGCTGGAAAGATTACGACTATGTGATCGTCAACGACGATCTGCAGCGCGCCTTCGACGATCTGATCGCGATCCTGCGCGCCGAACGGCAGAGACGGCCAAGGCGCGATAAGGAAATCGAGCAATTCGTCGCGAAATTATTGAACGAGTGA
- a CDS encoding DUF488 domain-containing protein, which produces MLSSAFTTKPKRKTRVLVDRLWPRGLRKDKADLDLWAKDVAPSNTLRRWFDHKPERWEEFEKRYRAELAAPETQPRIEALRAVTRKGHVTLLYAARDESMNNAVVLRDYLRKRH; this is translated from the coding sequence TTGCTCTCAAGCGCGTTTACGACCAAGCCGAAGCGGAAGACGCGCGTGCTCGTCGATCGGCTTTGGCCGCGCGGCCTGCGTAAGGACAAGGCGGACCTTGATCTCTGGGCGAAGGACGTTGCGCCAAGCAATACGCTGCGGCGCTGGTTCGACCATAAACCGGAACGCTGGGAGGAATTTGAGAAGCGTTATCGCGCCGAGCTTGCCGCGCCCGAGACGCAGCCGCGAATCGAGGCGCTTCGCGCAGTGACGCGCAAGGGCCACGTCACATTGCTCTATGCGGCGCGCGACGAGTCGATGAACAACGCCGTTGTGCTGCGAGATTATCTACGCAAGCGTCACTGA
- the pdxA gene encoding 4-hydroxythreonine-4-phosphate dehydrogenase PdxA, protein MTIAPIALTQGDPSGIGPELALMAYVMRESCDLPPFFLLSHPAFIARVAATLALEIQIESTTAAQAREVFSRALPVVDTGRHVVAGAPGRPDGQDAQSTISSIEKAVECVAKGEARAVVTNPIAKSILYDAGFKHPGHTEFLAELAHRHHGGDYRAVMMLWSEELAVVPITIHIPLASASKNLTRELIVETGEIVAHDLRARFHISKPRLAFAGLNPHAGEEGALGREEIDTIAPAIAELRARGVDASGPFPADTMFHESARAKYDVALCPTHDQALIPIKTLAFDRGVNVTLGLPFVRTSPDHGTAFDIAGKGIADPASLIEAIKLAGRIS, encoded by the coding sequence GTGACGATCGCTCCCATTGCCCTGACTCAAGGCGACCCTTCAGGCATCGGGCCGGAGCTCGCGCTCATGGCCTATGTCATGCGTGAATCATGCGATCTGCCACCGTTTTTCCTGCTCAGCCATCCCGCCTTTATCGCCCGAGTCGCGGCCACTCTCGCGCTCGAAATCCAAATTGAAAGCACAACGGCGGCGCAGGCTCGCGAAGTCTTCTCCCGCGCGCTGCCTGTCGTCGATACGGGGCGTCATGTTGTCGCCGGCGCGCCCGGCCGTCCTGATGGTCAAGACGCTCAATCAACAATTAGCTCGATCGAGAAGGCGGTGGAATGCGTCGCAAAGGGCGAAGCGCGCGCCGTCGTCACCAATCCGATCGCAAAATCGATTCTCTATGACGCCGGATTCAAACATCCCGGACACACCGAGTTTTTGGCGGAGCTCGCGCATCGTCATCATGGCGGCGATTATCGCGCGGTGATGATGCTGTGGTCGGAGGAACTCGCCGTCGTTCCGATAACGATTCACATTCCGCTCGCTAGCGCCTCGAAAAATTTGACGCGCGAACTGATCGTCGAAACGGGAGAAATTGTGGCGCACGATCTGCGCGCGCGATTTCACATCAGTAAGCCGCGCCTCGCGTTCGCCGGCTTAAATCCACATGCGGGCGAAGAGGGCGCGCTCGGCCGCGAGGAGATTGACACTATCGCGCCGGCGATCGCCGAATTGCGCGCGCGCGGCGTCGATGCGTCTGGACCTTTTCCCGCTGACACGATGTTCCACGAATCCGCTCGCGCGAAATATGACGTCGCGCTATGTCCGACGCATGATCAGGCGCTCATTCCGATCAAGACGCTCGCCTTTGACCGCGGCGTGAATGTAACGCTCGGCCTTCCCTTCGTGCGCACGTCGCCCGATCATGGAACGGCTTTCGACATCGCCGGCAAAGGAATCGCCGATCCGGCGAGCCTGATCGAAGCGATCAAACTTGCAGGACGAATCAGTTAA
- the grxD gene encoding Grx4 family monothiol glutaredoxin, with protein sequence MSEDANSRIKSEIESSDVVLFMKGTPQAPQCGFSMQVVQILNHLGVPYKAVNVLADGAIRDGIKAYSNWPTIPQLYVKNEFIGGCDIAKEMFQSGELVALLDKEGVPHAPAGKA encoded by the coding sequence ATGTCCGAAGACGCCAACTCCCGCATCAAAAGCGAAATTGAATCCTCTGACGTCGTGCTCTTCATGAAGGGCACGCCGCAGGCGCCGCAATGTGGCTTCTCCATGCAGGTGGTGCAGATCCTCAACCACCTCGGCGTGCCTTACAAGGCGGTCAACGTGCTCGCCGACGGCGCGATACGCGACGGCATCAAAGCCTATTCCAATTGGCCGACGATCCCGCAGCTCTACGTCAAGAATGAATTCATCGGCGGCTGCGATATCGCCAAGGAAATGTTCCAGAGCGGCGAACTCGTCGCTTTGCTCGACAAAGAAGGCGTCCCTCACGCCCCGGCGGGCAAGGCCTAA
- the purL gene encoding phosphoribosylformylglycinamidine synthase subunit PurL, which translates to MSATEPAVTPELAAAHGLKPDEYARILTLISRTPSFTELGIFSAMWNEHCSYKSSRVHLRKLPTKAPWVIRGPGENAGVIDIGDGDACVFKMESHNHPSFIEPYQGAATGVGGILRDVFTMGARPIACLNLLRFGRPSHPKTRRLVAGVVAGVGGYGNSFGVPTVGGSTEFDASYDGNILVNAMAVGLARTDSIFYSAAAGVGNPIVYLGSKTGRDGIHGATMASASFEEDAEEKRPTVQVGDPFSEKLLLEACLELMASGAVIAIQDMGAAGLTSSAVEMGAKGNLGIELDLDAVPCRDEGMTAYEMMLSESQERMLMVLKPELEAQAEAIFKKWGLDFAIIGRTTDTLRFVVKHRGEVKVDLPIKELGDEAPVYDRPWIQTPKQPALDAASIKPPLSNREALLKLLATPNLCSKRWVWEQYDHLILGNSVRPPGGDAAVVRVEEGPKGLALTTDVTARYCAADPYEGGKQAVAESWRNITVRGATPLALTDNLNFGNPERPEYMGQFVGCLEGIGEAARALDFPIVSGNVSLYNETQGAGILPTPAIGGVGLIADVAKAAQTGFAREGEAILLIGETKGWLGQSAYAHDLCGRTDGAPPPVDLAAERRNGDFVRGLILSGRVSAAHDLSDGGLAVALAEMALAGDRGAEIAALPSGSGHATLFGEDQARYLVTVRQGEDAAEVVRAGAGAGVPILAIGRVGGDALILPGEAPILLTELRKAHEAPLPAFMAGDDNALSCAFSTQVS; encoded by the coding sequence GTGAGCGCGACCGAACCCGCCGTTACGCCGGAGCTCGCCGCCGCTCATGGCCTCAAGCCCGATGAATATGCGCGCATCCTGACGCTCATCAGCCGCACGCCGAGCTTCACCGAACTCGGCATATTTTCGGCGATGTGGAACGAACACTGTTCCTACAAGTCGTCGCGCGTGCATCTGCGCAAGCTTCCGACCAAAGCCCCTTGGGTGATTCGCGGTCCGGGCGAGAACGCCGGCGTGATCGACATCGGCGATGGCGACGCCTGCGTCTTCAAGATGGAGAGTCACAACCACCCCTCCTTTATCGAACCCTATCAAGGCGCGGCGACGGGCGTCGGCGGCATCCTCCGCGACGTGTTCACGATGGGGGCGCGGCCGATCGCCTGCTTGAACCTGCTGCGCTTCGGTCGCCCGTCGCATCCCAAGACGCGGCGGCTCGTCGCCGGGGTCGTCGCCGGCGTCGGCGGCTATGGCAACAGTTTCGGCGTGCCGACGGTTGGCGGCTCGACGGAATTCGACGCCTCCTACGACGGCAATATTCTCGTCAACGCCATGGCGGTCGGGCTTGCCCGCACAGACTCGATCTTCTACTCGGCCGCCGCCGGCGTCGGGAATCCGATCGTTTATCTTGGCTCCAAGACCGGCCGCGACGGCATCCACGGCGCCACCATGGCTTCGGCGTCCTTCGAGGAGGACGCGGAGGAAAAGCGCCCCACCGTGCAGGTCGGCGATCCTTTTTCGGAAAAGCTGCTGCTCGAGGCTTGCCTGGAGCTCATGGCGTCGGGCGCGGTCATCGCCATCCAGGATATGGGCGCGGCGGGGCTGACATCTTCGGCGGTGGAGATGGGCGCCAAGGGCAATCTCGGCATCGAACTCGACCTCGACGCCGTTCCCTGCCGCGATGAGGGCATGACCGCCTATGAAATGATGCTGTCGGAGAGCCAGGAGCGCATGCTCATGGTTCTCAAGCCCGAACTTGAAGCGCAGGCCGAGGCGATTTTCAAAAAATGGGGGCTCGACTTCGCGATCATCGGCAGGACGACCGACACGCTGCGCTTCGTCGTCAAGCACAGGGGCGAGGTGAAGGTCGATCTGCCGATCAAGGAATTGGGCGACGAGGCTCCGGTCTATGATCGGCCCTGGATCCAAACGCCGAAACAGCCGGCGCTTGACGCGGCGTCTATCAAACCGCCCCTGTCGAACCGTGAAGCGCTGCTGAAACTGCTGGCGACGCCGAATCTCTGCTCGAAGCGCTGGGTCTGGGAGCAGTATGATCACCTCATTCTCGGCAATAGCGTGCGGCCGCCGGGCGGCGACGCCGCCGTGGTCAGGGTGGAGGAGGGACCGAAAGGTCTGGCGCTCACCACCGACGTCACGGCGCGCTATTGCGCCGCAGATCCATACGAAGGCGGCAAGCAGGCGGTCGCGGAAAGCTGGCGCAACATCACCGTGCGCGGCGCGACGCCGCTGGCGCTCACCGACAATCTCAATTTCGGCAATCCCGAGCGGCCAGAATACATGGGCCAGTTCGTCGGCTGCCTGGAGGGGATCGGCGAAGCCGCGCGGGCGCTGGATTTCCCCATCGTTTCCGGGAATGTCTCGCTCTACAACGAGACGCAGGGCGCCGGCATTCTGCCCACCCCGGCGATCGGCGGGGTCGGACTCATCGCCGACGTCGCCAAGGCGGCGCAAACCGGCTTCGCCAGAGAGGGCGAGGCGATCCTGCTGATCGGCGAGACGAAGGGCTGGCTCGGCCAGTCAGCCTATGCGCATGACCTTTGCGGACGCACGGATGGCGCCCCGCCGCCCGTGGATCTTGCCGCCGAGCGCCGGAACGGCGACTTCGTTCGGGGACTGATTCTATCCGGGCGCGTCAGCGCGGCGCATGATCTCTCGGACGGCGGTCTCGCCGTCGCGCTGGCGGAAATGGCGCTCGCGGGCGATAGGGGAGCGGAAATCGCGGCGCTCCCGTCGGGTTCTGGACACGCGACGCTGTTTGGAGAAGACCAGGCGCGCTATCTCGTCACCGTCCGGCAGGGCGAAGACGCCGCCGAGGTGGTCCGAGCGGGCGCGGGGGCGGGCGTGCCCATTCTGGCGATCGGCCGCGTCGGCGGCGACGCCTTGATCCTGCCCGGCGAGGCGCCGATATTGCTGACCGAGCTGCGCAAGGCGCATGAAGCCCCGCTGCCGGCCTTCATGGCCGGAGATGACAACGCGCTTTCGTGCGCTTTCTCGACACAGGTGTCATAA
- a CDS encoding ribosomal RNA small subunit methyltransferase A, protein MPDALPPLRDVVARYGLDAKRSLGQNFLFDLNLTARIARAAGPFDDTIIVEIGPGPGGLTRALLEQGARVIAVERDPRCLPALEEIAAHYPGRLTIVEGDALEIDIAALVRTHAPVIPDARETSDRESSADSETNASSPLDLRPVGNDNRASARICANLPYNVATALLTKWIAAEPWPSVFDRYVLMFQREVALRIVATPKERADYGRLAVLCGWRTKARILFDVSPAAFTPPPKVTSSVIELTPNPKPLHCDPRALARVTQAAFGQRRKMLRQSLKSLGVDASALLAAAGIDETKRAEEIDVAGFVALANALLAQ, encoded by the coding sequence GTGCCCGACGCGCTGCCGCCGCTGCGAGACGTCGTCGCCCGTTACGGACTCGACGCAAAAAGATCGCTTGGACAGAACTTTCTGTTCGATCTCAATCTCACCGCGCGCATCGCCCGCGCCGCCGGACCTTTCGATGACACGATCATCGTCGAGATCGGTCCCGGTCCCGGCGGGTTGACACGCGCGCTGCTCGAGCAAGGCGCGCGAGTCATCGCCGTCGAACGCGATCCTCGTTGTTTGCCGGCGCTCGAAGAGATCGCGGCGCATTACCCAGGCCGGTTGACGATCGTCGAAGGCGATGCGCTGGAGATAGACATTGCAGCGCTCGTGCGGACCCACGCGCCTGTCATTCCAGACGCTCGTGAAACGAGCGATCGGGAATCCAGCGCAGATTCCGAAACAAATGCCAGTTCCCCGCTCGACCTTCGGCCCGTCGGGAATGACAACCGAGCTTCTGCGCGCATCTGCGCCAACCTTCCGTACAACGTCGCGACGGCGTTGCTGACGAAATGGATCGCAGCGGAGCCCTGGCCCTCGGTCTTCGACCGCTATGTGCTGATGTTTCAAAGAGAGGTTGCGCTGCGCATCGTCGCGACGCCGAAAGAGCGCGCCGATTATGGTCGGCTCGCGGTGCTGTGCGGCTGGCGCACGAAGGCGCGCATTCTCTTCGACGTCTCGCCCGCCGCCTTCACGCCGCCGCCGAAAGTGACCTCTTCCGTCATTGAGCTGACGCCAAATCCGAAGCCGCTGCACTGCGATCCGCGGGCGTTGGCGCGCGTCACGCAAGCCGCCTTCGGACAACGCCGCAAGATGTTGCGGCAAAGTTTGAAGTCGCTTGGCGTCGATGCGTCGGCGCTGCTCGCGGCGGCCGGAATAGACGAAACCAAACGCGCGGAAGAAATCGACGTCGCCGGCTTCGTCGCTCTGGCCAATGCGCTTTTGGCTCAGTGA
- the mltG gene encoding endolytic transglycosylase MltG — MSEPDNKGAPEKPTDAVAAAPSAPTSAENAEAAALQREDLPAQPSLNAPAEDSGAPPIGISPPDAALVKEPAAVASAPMPQPPIAKAEATPAQPPKAPVPPAADLATPVPAAPFQPAVVPPPTPQPQLATKVEPTLPEPPKAPAPSASDIVATIPAAPLQPAVVPPPAAPQPPVAAKVEAPPPETPKAPAPPAAEIATPVPAAPIQPAVIPPPAPQPPIAAKAEAPLSQVPASAPGASPQPPLAQAPAPTAYVAPASETAKPSAAPPAGPASPAPPSWTPPPRPVIRAEAPALGPAGPPSAAKPGAAAPGAGIFGRRAARQSAKPAEAAPPPKKRKRREGTLSVASGFLSFVLVALVAGVFGVIAVMHKLKEPGPLAADKVVYIPPRSDLLEIISQLEREGVIANSTLMQFGTLLDGKLGKLKPGEFAFKKNISVRDVIDQIASGRQIMHSVTIPEGLTSEQIVQKLKEAQLLVGDIVDLPKEGALLPETYKYPRGYPRARLLGKMQEDQRKTLDAIWAKRSPDLPLRTPYELVTLASIVEKETGKNEERPRVAAVFVNRLRKGMRLQSDPTIIYGLVGGKATLGRPIMRSEIEKWTPYNTYAIDGLPPGPIANPGRAALEAAAHPAPTRDLYFVADGTGGHVFSESLDQHSRNVQNWRRLEKEKTDGAVDRATPGVPAPAAPKPDKRTQAPIGRLVTLAESHEDFPANRAMAPDDGPTHRLGKFSYAEADFFLGGHGDRTQVQAAEFAALRPARPFFTEESVQLRARALFDPMLLAGRPAPPRAEEERLNPDMTTIASESPDAQPDGAGEIAAYPVSPAQRAEQRARAARLGLSAGSDELPGEALGGRLVQDAAPPAGATALAATGGRPLRPRAFDASEGTPLDPLRDKSWDLTSAKTVPTTTDLR, encoded by the coding sequence ATGAGCGAACCGGACAATAAAGGCGCGCCCGAAAAGCCGACAGACGCCGTAGCGGCGGCGCCGAGCGCGCCGACCTCGGCCGAAAACGCCGAAGCCGCCGCGCTACAGCGCGAAGACCTCCCAGCGCAACCAAGCTTGAACGCGCCCGCAGAGGACTCTGGGGCGCCGCCGATTGGAATTTCGCCGCCTGACGCCGCGCTGGTGAAAGAGCCGGCCGCGGTCGCGTCTGCGCCAATGCCGCAGCCGCCGATCGCGAAGGCCGAAGCGACTCCGGCCCAGCCGCCGAAGGCTCCCGTCCCGCCAGCGGCCGACCTCGCCACGCCGGTTCCCGCCGCGCCCTTCCAACCCGCCGTGGTTCCGCCGCCCACCCCGCAGCCGCAGCTCGCGACAAAGGTCGAACCGACTCTGCCCGAGCCGCCGAAAGCTCCCGCCCCATCAGCGTCTGATATCGTCGCGACGATTCCGGCAGCGCCCCTCCAACCCGCGGTCGTTCCGCCGCCCGCAGCGCCGCAGCCGCCCGTCGCAGCGAAGGTCGAAGCGCCTCCGCCCGAGACTCCGAAAGCGCCCGCCCCGCCAGCGGCTGAAATCGCCACCCCGGTTCCGGCGGCGCCCATCCAACCCGCCGTGATTCCCCCGCCAGCGCCGCAGCCGCCCATTGCGGCGAAGGCCGAGGCGCCCCTTTCGCAGGTTCCCGCTTCAGCCCCGGGGGCGTCGCCGCAGCCGCCATTGGCGCAAGCGCCCGCGCCGACTGCCTACGTTGCGCCTGCCAGCGAAACCGCAAAACCGTCTGCTGCGCCGCCGGCGGGACCCGCATCGCCGGCTCCCCCGTCCTGGACCCCGCCGCCGCGCCCCGTGATCAGGGCTGAAGCGCCAGCACTCGGACCTGCCGGCCCGCCCTCGGCGGCAAAGCCGGGCGCCGCGGCGCCGGGCGCCGGCATATTCGGGCGGCGCGCTGCGCGTCAAAGCGCTAAGCCGGCAGAAGCCGCGCCTCCGCCGAAAAAGCGTAAGCGCCGCGAGGGAACGCTTTCCGTGGCGAGCGGCTTCCTGAGTTTCGTGCTCGTCGCGCTTGTCGCCGGCGTCTTCGGCGTCATCGCCGTTATGCACAAGCTGAAAGAACCGGGGCCGCTGGCGGCCGACAAGGTCGTCTATATTCCGCCGCGCAGCGACTTGCTTGAGATCATCTCTCAACTCGAGCGCGAAGGCGTCATCGCCAATTCGACGCTCATGCAGTTCGGAACGCTTCTCGACGGCAAGCTCGGCAAGCTGAAGCCCGGCGAATTTGCCTTCAAGAAAAACATAAGCGTTCGCGACGTGATCGATCAGATCGCCTCCGGTCGTCAGATCATGCACAGCGTGACCATCCCGGAAGGTCTGACTTCAGAACAAATTGTGCAAAAGCTGAAAGAAGCCCAACTGCTGGTGGGCGATATCGTCGACCTTCCGAAGGAAGGCGCTCTGCTGCCCGAGACCTACAAATACCCGCGCGGCTACCCTCGGGCGCGTCTGCTCGGGAAGATGCAGGAAGACCAGCGCAAGACGCTCGATGCGATCTGGGCGAAGCGCTCGCCGGACCTGCCGTTGCGCACGCCCTACGAACTGGTGACGCTCGCGTCGATCGTCGAAAAAGAGACGGGCAAGAACGAGGAGCGGCCGCGCGTCGCCGCCGTCTTCGTCAATCGGCTGCGCAAAGGCATGCGCCTTCAGTCTGATCCGACGATCATCTACGGCCTCGTCGGCGGAAAAGCGACGCTCGGCCGGCCGATCATGCGCAGCGAGATCGAGAAGTGGACGCCTTACAACACCTACGCCATCGACGGTCTTCCGCCGGGACCGATCGCCAATCCCGGCCGCGCCGCGCTTGAAGCCGCCGCGCATCCTGCGCCGACGCGCGATCTCTATTTTGTCGCCGACGGCACGGGCGGTCATGTCTTCTCCGAATCGCTCGACCAGCATTCGCGCAACGTCCAGAACTGGCGGCGACTGGAGAAAGAAAAGACCGACGGCGCGGTTGATCGCGCCACGCCCGGCGTCCCCGCGCCGGCGGCGCCCAAGCCCGATAAGCGCACGCAGGCGCCCATCGGACGTCTCGTCACGCTTGCCGAGAGTCACGAAGACTTTCCGGCGAACCGCGCCATGGCGCCGGACGACGGTCCCACCCACCGGCTCGGCAAATTTTCTTACGCCGAAGCCGATTTTTTCCTCGGCGGCCACGGCGACCGCACGCAGGTCCAGGCGGCTGAATTTGCCGCCCTGAGGCCGGCGCGACCCTTCTTTACCGAGGAATCCGTGCAGCTGCGGGCCAGGGCGCTGTTCGACCCGATGCTTCTCGCCGGCCGCCCGGCGCCGCCCCGGGCGGAGGAGGAGCGGCTCAATCCGGATATGACGACCATCGCGAGCGAAAGTCCGGACGCTCAGCCTGACGGTGCCGGCGAGATCGCCGCCTATCCGGTCTCGCCGGCGCAGCGCGCCGAACAGCGGGCCCGCGCGGCGCGTCTCGGACTTTCGGCAGGCTCCGACGAGCTTCCCGGCGAAGCGCTCGGCGGACGACTCGTACAGGACGCCGCGCCGCCGGCGGGCGCCACGGCTTTGGCCGCGACGGGCGGTCGGCCCTTGCGTCCGCGCGCCTTCGACGCCTCTGAAGGCACGCCGCTCGACCCGCTGCGTGACAAGAGCTGGGATCTCACCTCAGCTAAGACGGTCCCTACGACAACCGATTTGCGGTAA